A genomic region of Paenibacillus sp. PL2-23 contains the following coding sequences:
- a CDS encoding PucR family transcriptional regulator ligand-binding domain-containing protein: MNQNYQLTVEQILQRPQFRHAYVAGGQPGLSRLVRWVHIIEVIQFEELLQGGEMILTTGAAFGTSIGLFETYMEQLIRRDVACLCIELGHSIQEVPEAWVRLAEVNGLPLIVFPQAVRFIDITQDIHAHIINRHHDALQDLERISREFHRLTLTSQGVNHVLQLLHRSTQAQILYIAPDGQSRCVPYASDDATKRWTKLLLEHMDSKPLDKQSAAALPYHIQSGRHTMIAQPVGAMGKTWAHLALILDRQPQQFEYLILDSASLSIAQDLLRKRYMEERKLYSQTLWIDDLLHLRIRDEEGIKALIGPDYKRNNELPYRVCLIEITRESGRATASSLLDENEDALGLHLSLAARAIFEQQGFYPLITIQNDRLVVIAFDRLPTKPAKDRLRHAIASLRAMKDEEDIGLTVGIGGTNRGYMNAYLSYQEAIQAISLSGTLGSDILFFDELGVFQLLFHIGDKAALHTFMRSSLGPLLDHDQSKGSELLRTLKVYLDHDGSKQLAAQRLFIARQSLYYRLEQIEALLGSDYMEPEKRLALGVAIRVYQLLNPDA; the protein is encoded by the coding sequence ATGAACCAAAACTACCAGCTCACCGTTGAGCAAATTCTTCAGCGTCCCCAGTTTCGGCACGCTTATGTAGCGGGTGGGCAGCCCGGGCTGAGCCGGCTGGTGCGCTGGGTCCATATTATTGAGGTCATTCAGTTCGAGGAGCTGCTGCAGGGCGGGGAGATGATTCTGACGACCGGAGCGGCGTTCGGCACGAGCATTGGGTTGTTCGAGACGTATATGGAGCAGCTGATCCGTCGGGACGTCGCCTGCCTGTGTATAGAGCTCGGCCACTCCATCCAGGAGGTGCCGGAGGCGTGGGTCCGTCTGGCGGAGGTGAACGGACTGCCGCTTATCGTATTCCCGCAGGCAGTCCGGTTCATCGATATTACGCAGGACATCCACGCCCATATCATTAACCGTCATCATGACGCGCTGCAGGACCTTGAGCGGATCTCGCGGGAATTCCATCGGCTGACGCTCACCTCGCAAGGCGTCAACCATGTGCTGCAACTGCTTCATCGAAGCACGCAGGCCCAGATTCTATATATCGCGCCGGACGGGCAGTCCCGCTGCGTGCCTTACGCCTCGGACGATGCAACGAAGCGCTGGACGAAGCTGCTGCTGGAGCATATGGACAGCAAGCCGCTGGACAAGCAAAGCGCTGCCGCCCTGCCCTACCACATACAGTCTGGCAGGCATACGATGATCGCCCAGCCCGTAGGCGCTATGGGCAAGACCTGGGCGCATCTGGCGCTCATTCTCGACCGCCAGCCGCAGCAATTCGAATATCTCATTCTGGATTCCGCCTCCCTGTCGATTGCGCAGGACCTGCTCCGCAAGCGGTACATGGAGGAGCGCAAGCTGTATTCCCAGACGCTGTGGATTGACGACCTGCTGCATCTGCGCATCCGTGACGAGGAGGGGATCAAGGCGCTGATTGGACCGGATTACAAAAGAAACAACGAGCTCCCCTACCGCGTCTGCCTCATCGAAATCACACGCGAGTCCGGCCGCGCGACGGCCTCCTCCCTCTTGGACGAGAATGAGGACGCGCTTGGCCTGCATCTGTCTCTGGCGGCGCGGGCCATATTCGAGCAGCAGGGCTTCTACCCGCTCATTACGATTCAGAATGACAGGCTCGTCGTCATTGCGTTCGACCGACTGCCGACGAAGCCGGCGAAGGACAGGCTGCGCCATGCCATTGCTTCGCTTCGGGCGATGAAGGACGAGGAGGACATCGGGCTCACCGTCGGTATCGGAGGGACCAACCGTGGATACATGAACGCCTATCTAAGCTACCAGGAGGCGATTCAGGCTATCTCCTTGTCCGGCACGCTGGGCTCTGACATACTCTTCTTCGATGAGCTTGGCGTGTTCCAGCTGCTCTTCCATATCGGGGATAAGGCTGCACTGCACACGTTCATGCGCAGCAGCCTCGGTCCGCTCCTGGATCACGATCAGAGCAAGGGAAGCGAGCTGCTCCGTACGTTGAAGGTATATCTGGATCACGACGGCTCCAAGCAGCTTGCGGCGCAGCGGCTGTTCATCGCGAGACAGTCGCTTTATTACCGGCTGGAGCAGATCGAGGCGTTGCTGGGCAGCGATTATATGGAGCCCGAGAAGAGGCTGGCGCTGGGGGTCGCGATCCGCGTCTATCAGCTGCTGAACCCGGATGCCTAG
- a CDS encoding TIGR02677 family protein — protein sequence MEFTLSSAGLRAVPELSYLTAINVARYRAIMKYIYFEYQKLKYWLRPEEIYEGVQAFGVLEGYTLDQCLSDLESLKGWGNLASRHDGGRALSLEEYMRKKSQYLLTPYSIEIERMLEALEKVKGYGGSLETTYFDTIAACVHEIREKGAEFEPGEALHNWEKLYVAFKTMHENAADFIASIHSIQAEEMMATEGFLALKDNLVNYLQHFVKVLQRSAYRIEGQLLRIGDGLRDLYLGHVLDGELQKPRLEEGKSADELMLEFQQGWSNMKRWFVGDHQEPSELTLLEKATKEAIAKVVRSAVRLQERRRGGVSRRNDLESLGRRFAQTDSLEEAHKLAAYAFGLFPSRHLQGQDARETERADASTWEEPPNIRLIRTRSRKRSSRSNSEPMRTHSSKREVYREQIMAQLAEERAFIDRMRSYGKIDIAGLPQLKGKERLRLLQWIGRCTANASRSFVTADGHRIAVKLPTSEEEAVLRSEDGDLTMLNYAIEVTGGDAVHG from the coding sequence TTGGAATTCACTTTATCATCGGCGGGACTTCGGGCGGTCCCGGAATTAAGTTACCTAACCGCCATCAACGTTGCACGGTATCGTGCCATTATGAAATATATTTACTTCGAATATCAGAAGCTGAAGTACTGGCTCAGGCCGGAGGAAATCTATGAAGGCGTGCAAGCCTTCGGCGTATTGGAAGGCTACACGCTGGATCAATGCCTGTCTGACCTCGAGAGCTTGAAGGGCTGGGGCAATCTCGCTTCTCGCCATGACGGCGGACGGGCGCTGTCACTGGAAGAATATATGCGCAAGAAAAGTCAGTATCTGCTCACGCCCTATTCCATCGAGATCGAACGCATGCTGGAGGCGCTAGAGAAGGTGAAGGGGTACGGAGGCTCGCTGGAGACGACGTACTTCGATACCATCGCGGCCTGTGTGCACGAGATTCGCGAGAAGGGAGCGGAGTTCGAGCCGGGAGAGGCGCTGCACAATTGGGAGAAGCTATACGTCGCGTTTAAGACCATGCATGAGAACGCGGCGGATTTTATCGCCAGTATTCACTCCATTCAGGCGGAGGAGATGATGGCGACGGAGGGCTTCCTCGCGCTGAAGGATAATCTGGTGAACTATTTGCAGCATTTCGTCAAGGTGCTTCAGAGGAGCGCGTATCGTATTGAAGGGCAGCTGCTCCGTATTGGGGACGGCCTAAGAGATCTGTATTTGGGCCATGTTCTGGATGGCGAGCTGCAGAAGCCAAGGCTGGAGGAAGGCAAGTCGGCGGACGAGCTCATGCTGGAATTTCAGCAGGGCTGGAGCAATATGAAGCGCTGGTTCGTCGGAGATCATCAGGAGCCGAGCGAGCTGACGCTGCTGGAGAAGGCGACCAAGGAGGCAATCGCCAAGGTGGTGCGCAGCGCGGTTCGGCTGCAGGAGCGCAGACGAGGCGGCGTCAGCAGAAGGAATGATCTGGAAAGCCTCGGGCGAAGATTCGCGCAGACGGACAGCCTGGAAGAAGCGCATAAGCTGGCTGCTTATGCGTTCGGCCTGTTCCCAAGCCGGCACCTGCAAGGACAGGATGCCAGGGAGACGGAACGAGCGGATGCCTCGACCTGGGAGGAGCCGCCCAATATTAGGCTGATTCGCACGCGAAGCAGGAAGCGCTCCTCGAGGTCCAATTCGGAGCCGATGCGGACGCATAGCTCGAAGCGTGAGGTTTACCGGGAGCAGATCATGGCGCAGCTTGCGGAGGAGAGGGCGTTCATTGACAGGATGCGGAGCTACGGCAAGATTGATATAGCAGGGCTGCCGCAGCTGAAGGGCAAGGAGCGTCTGAGGCTGCTGCAGTGGATAGGCCGTTGCACTGCCAACGCATCGAGATCGTTCGTTACAGCGGATGGACATCGCATTGCCGTCAAGCTTCCAACAAGCGAAGAGGAAGCTGTGCTTCGAAGCGAAGACGGCGATCTGACCATGCTGAATTACGCCATTGAAGTAACGGGAGGCGATGCCGTACATGGCTAG
- a CDS encoding TIGR02678 family protein has translation MARGGTTSYAIRRMRANKKADAEQWNERRRACAHALLNRPWITKEEDPEIFYWIRDQYTELRDWFAEYTGFLLVLTRTMAKLDKAPLAAEPWMGFPEFRDPRDYALFTYALWYLESKTELDQFVLTDIVEQVSEQLTSAGLAMDWENYQHRLSMVRALKKLRQLGVLRHIDGEESDWAHDTQKNVLYESSPAARYVLRHFPREIRHYGQLDEFNEQLVYPETVDGELRKRRHRVYRRLLLEPAVADREWHKDDLYYVVTQRRAIMDNMQFMFGMEGSRYREGLYFFYPELTAECGLFPTAAGISDLVLLFAGELRRRLNDSDWYVSEQGTVELTRTDVEALLYSLRQRFSEYWSKEHREMGLSELAEALTSHMIDWRLGSWVAYEERGERFAVSAVVSRWTADYSIDEEEQGTV, from the coding sequence ATGGCTAGAGGCGGAACAACTTCTTATGCAATCAGAAGAATGCGAGCCAACAAGAAGGCGGATGCGGAGCAGTGGAATGAACGCCGCAGAGCATGCGCGCATGCTCTTCTTAACCGTCCATGGATTACGAAGGAAGAGGATCCGGAGATCTTCTATTGGATTCGGGATCAATATACGGAGCTGCGTGATTGGTTCGCGGAGTACACGGGTTTCCTGCTGGTTCTGACGCGGACGATGGCCAAGCTGGATAAGGCGCCGCTGGCGGCGGAGCCGTGGATGGGCTTCCCGGAGTTTCGCGATCCACGGGACTACGCGTTATTCACGTACGCGCTATGGTATCTGGAGTCGAAGACGGAGCTGGATCAATTCGTGCTCACGGACATTGTCGAGCAGGTGAGCGAGCAATTAACCTCGGCGGGGCTTGCGATGGATTGGGAGAATTACCAGCACCGGCTATCGATGGTTCGAGCGCTCAAGAAGCTGAGACAGCTTGGTGTCCTGCGGCATATTGACGGGGAGGAATCGGACTGGGCGCATGATACGCAGAAGAATGTTCTCTACGAGAGCTCGCCTGCCGCAAGGTATGTGCTGAGACATTTTCCAAGAGAGATCCGGCATTATGGGCAGCTTGACGAGTTCAACGAGCAGCTGGTGTATCCGGAGACAGTAGACGGGGAGCTGCGGAAGCGCCGCCACCGCGTCTACCGAAGATTGCTGCTGGAGCCGGCCGTCGCGGATCGGGAGTGGCATAAGGATGATCTTTATTATGTCGTGACGCAGCGGCGAGCGATTATGGACAACATGCAGTTCATGTTCGGTATGGAAGGAAGCCGTTATCGGGAGGGCCTGTACTTCTTCTATCCCGAGTTGACTGCGGAATGCGGCTTGTTCCCGACGGCGGCGGGCATATCGGATCTCGTGCTGCTGTTCGCCGGTGAGCTGCGAAGAAGATTGAATGACAGTGACTGGTATGTTTCCGAGCAGGGCACCGTGGAGCTGACAAGGACGGATGTGGAGGCGCTGCTGTACAGCCTGAGACAGAGATTCAGCGAGTATTGGAGCAAGGAGCACCGGGAGATGGGGCTTAGCGAGCTTGCGGAGGCGCTAACGTCACATATGATCGATTGGAGGCTCGGCTCTTGGGTTGCATATGAAGAGAGAGGAGAACGATTCGCCGTATCGGCGGTCGTCTCCCGTTGGACCGCGGATTATTCCATCGATGAGGAGGAGCAAGGGACGGTATGA
- a CDS encoding TIGR02680 family protein: MSIEIGHEREPRTRWQMNRAGILNFWFYEDEEFELEDGRLVLRGTNGAGKSVTMQSFVPLVLDGDKRPHRLDPFGSKDRKIEFYLLGDKEEHSERTGYLWLEFKHPGNNIYKTVGIGLRARRGVAQVNFWGFVLEDGRRVNHDFWLYDHMLELEGQGKYPLDRKSLEQAIGAGGQVVQEQRAYRDLVNRSLFGYHDKEAYVDLLQLLVQLRSPKLSKDVKPTAIYDILVQALPPLHEEELRPLSEVMEDMDQLADRLEELKLHRSELEKLNRSYEQYNRYLLYQSGEQLLAAHEEQEQVQRQTSALSRELRKAMEEQSGVEAEQSSAREQLVAAETELELLGRSEALEKQQELELAELALKETETYADQAQRRLTEALRSREAAELAAEKARKLQTELLEAQEDGLAELDAIAGDMEFEHHGVYARYWSPEPPEELAFLAAWRKDMEAHRSAVGEAIKLAEQEREAGMLVAEYDKQLGAMRSERDQAEQVKRVSEEAAEAALRAWKERVLTWKEGLRQLKLGEEAVQRMFAEIGSLSYERQEMEGVIRPVRHEAEQQRQSLVMDKLEQEQQVKLLQEELAGLTAEKRAWEQTREPEPARSDARALTRSRYGEGQGAPLYEVCEFHSHIGSEERASVEQALLAGGLLDAWIRPDGRIGAVNEHDEEVWIVAQPLEWGYTLADMLKPLPSDQSGLSEQQVEAVLRSFAWGETFIPAAVMQDQSAMVVGRDYYQLGSLVGKVNGKLHQAQYIGKEARKQFKLAEIARLQGEIAHCEARMETRRENIRVIEVDMSALQQELELFPVRDEAHQALRSAWSSQYEATTRFGLLLEQENRLAEQLRMKQQHWSQLKQALIASTATWSRLKTLRDLQEAVKAAADYAEGISRLQSDWREYRQRDSEAARFEEEAKRHAETSDIEEENRDSLLDKKFTLRVKVDQLRKLMDELGISDLYARISGLKERRVQLRAEQERLSKAMLGIVSRIGALKERQTSLAEQEQTAEERVARRMSHFREEWRMQLVPEVASQELHEAARAELLSTCRAVVSQLEPGVSRSNKERLSGVLQDHYNAAKHLLGEYILEVDISEQGRITILSMRDRTRPQKPAALLAEMGDILAEQESLLSEKDRELFEEIILRSVGKAIRERIQRAELWMKSMNKLMAERDTSSGLKLQLQWLPKAAQTESELNSDELVELLRRDSHLLRDDEVERLVGHFRSRVQWAKQGAVEEREALRKHIYDMLDYRSWFQFSLRYKKGEETQYRELTDSRFNVLSGGEKAMSMYIPLFAATYSRYADASPDAPKIISLDEAFAGVDDENIRDLFGLLTDMDFDYMMTSQVLWGCYDTVPKLAISEIYRPKDASYVTIFRYRWNGRRLESVVSDEEGSGDE; this comes from the coding sequence ATGAGTATAGAAATAGGACATGAACGGGAGCCTCGCACTCGATGGCAAATGAACCGGGCGGGCATCCTCAACTTCTGGTTTTACGAGGATGAGGAATTTGAGCTGGAGGACGGACGCCTCGTGCTGCGAGGCACGAATGGAGCAGGGAAGTCGGTTACGATGCAGAGCTTTGTGCCGCTCGTGCTGGATGGAGATAAGAGGCCCCATCGGCTGGATCCATTCGGCTCCAAGGATCGGAAAATTGAATTCTATTTGCTTGGGGACAAGGAGGAGCATAGCGAGCGGACCGGCTACCTGTGGCTGGAATTCAAGCACCCAGGCAACAACATTTATAAAACGGTAGGCATTGGCCTGCGCGCCAGACGAGGCGTGGCACAAGTAAACTTCTGGGGATTCGTGCTGGAGGACGGGCGCAGAGTGAATCACGACTTCTGGTTATACGATCACATGCTGGAATTGGAGGGTCAGGGCAAATATCCGCTGGACCGGAAGTCGCTCGAGCAGGCGATCGGTGCGGGAGGACAGGTCGTTCAGGAGCAGCGAGCCTACCGGGATTTGGTGAACCGTTCCTTATTCGGCTACCATGACAAGGAAGCTTATGTGGACCTGCTGCAGCTGCTGGTCCAGCTGCGCAGCCCGAAGCTGTCCAAGGACGTAAAGCCAACCGCAATCTACGACATCCTGGTTCAAGCGCTGCCGCCGCTTCATGAGGAGGAGCTTCGCCCGTTATCCGAAGTTATGGAGGATATGGATCAGCTGGCGGACCGGCTGGAGGAATTAAAGCTTCACCGCTCGGAACTGGAGAAGCTGAACCGGAGCTACGAGCAATATAACCGTTATCTGCTGTACCAGAGCGGAGAGCAGCTGCTGGCCGCGCACGAGGAGCAAGAGCAGGTGCAGCGCCAGACGTCCGCCCTGTCCAGGGAGCTCCGCAAGGCGATGGAAGAGCAATCGGGTGTAGAAGCGGAGCAGTCCTCTGCAAGGGAGCAGCTAGTGGCTGCGGAGACTGAGCTCGAGCTGCTGGGCCGGAGCGAGGCGCTGGAGAAGCAGCAGGAGCTTGAGCTGGCCGAGCTGGCCTTGAAGGAGACGGAGACTTACGCGGATCAGGCGCAGAGGCGATTGACGGAAGCGCTCCGCAGCCGCGAAGCGGCGGAGCTGGCGGCGGAGAAAGCGCGGAAGCTTCAGACGGAGCTGCTGGAGGCGCAGGAGGACGGGCTGGCCGAGCTTGACGCCATTGCCGGTGATATGGAATTCGAGCACCATGGTGTGTACGCGAGATATTGGAGTCCGGAGCCTCCGGAGGAGCTTGCCTTCCTCGCGGCTTGGCGCAAGGATATGGAAGCGCACCGAAGCGCTGTCGGCGAAGCGATCAAGCTGGCCGAGCAGGAGCGGGAGGCCGGGATGCTGGTCGCCGAATATGACAAGCAGCTGGGCGCTATGCGGTCAGAGCGGGATCAGGCGGAGCAGGTTAAACGTGTGTCGGAGGAGGCTGCGGAGGCAGCGCTGCGCGCCTGGAAGGAACGTGTGCTGACATGGAAGGAAGGGCTGCGTCAGCTGAAGCTGGGCGAAGAGGCGGTACAGAGGATGTTCGCCGAGATCGGCTCCCTGTCCTACGAGCGACAGGAGATGGAGGGAGTGATCCGTCCGGTTCGTCATGAAGCGGAGCAGCAGAGGCAGTCGCTTGTTATGGACAAGCTGGAGCAGGAGCAGCAAGTGAAGCTGCTGCAAGAGGAGCTTGCGGGCCTGACCGCGGAGAAGCGCGCCTGGGAGCAGACTCGTGAGCCGGAGCCGGCGCGGAGCGATGCGCGGGCGCTGACGCGAAGCCGCTACGGCGAGGGTCAGGGAGCGCCGCTGTACGAGGTGTGCGAGTTCCACTCGCATATCGGCAGCGAGGAGAGGGCAAGCGTGGAGCAGGCTTTGCTGGCCGGCGGACTGCTCGACGCGTGGATACGTCCGGATGGCCGGATCGGCGCGGTGAACGAGCACGATGAAGAGGTGTGGATCGTCGCGCAGCCGCTGGAATGGGGCTATACGCTGGCAGATATGCTGAAGCCGCTCCCATCCGACCAATCGGGGCTGTCGGAGCAGCAGGTGGAGGCGGTGCTGCGTTCCTTCGCCTGGGGCGAGACGTTCATTCCTGCCGCCGTTATGCAGGACCAGTCGGCGATGGTTGTGGGCCGAGACTACTATCAGCTTGGTTCATTGGTTGGGAAAGTGAACGGCAAGCTGCATCAGGCGCAATACATTGGCAAGGAAGCGAGGAAGCAATTCAAGCTGGCGGAGATCGCTCGCTTGCAAGGGGAGATCGCTCATTGCGAAGCCCGGATGGAGACGCGCCGCGAGAACATTCGCGTTATAGAAGTCGACATGTCGGCACTGCAGCAAGAGCTGGAGCTCTTCCCTGTACGCGATGAAGCTCATCAGGCGCTTCGTTCCGCATGGTCGTCGCAATATGAAGCGACAACTCGGTTCGGTCTCCTGCTGGAGCAGGAGAATAGGCTGGCAGAGCAATTGCGAATGAAGCAGCAGCATTGGTCGCAATTGAAGCAAGCTCTTATTGCTTCCACGGCGACTTGGTCCCGTCTGAAGACGCTTAGGGATTTGCAGGAGGCTGTCAAAGCTGCTGCCGATTATGCGGAAGGCATATCCCGTCTTCAATCGGACTGGAGAGAATACCGACAGCGCGACTCCGAGGCGGCGAGGTTCGAAGAGGAAGCCAAGCGCCATGCGGAGACATCGGACATCGAAGAGGAGAACCGCGATAGTCTCCTCGACAAGAAATTCACACTACGGGTAAAAGTTGATCAACTGCGCAAGCTGATGGACGAGCTGGGCATCAGCGATTTGTATGCTCGAATCAGCGGGCTGAAGGAGCGGCGCGTTCAGCTGCGTGCGGAGCAAGAGCGATTGTCTAAAGCTATGCTCGGCATCGTCTCCCGTATCGGCGCATTGAAGGAGCGTCAGACTTCTCTGGCGGAGCAAGAACAGACGGCTGAGGAGCGGGTTGCAAGGCGAATGAGTCATTTCCGCGAGGAGTGGAGGATGCAGCTCGTTCCGGAAGTGGCGAGCCAGGAGCTTCACGAGGCTGCTCGCGCCGAGCTGCTGTCAACGTGCAGAGCGGTAGTCTCGCAATTGGAGCCTGGGGTGTCCCGTTCCAACAAGGAGCGGTTAAGCGGCGTGCTGCAGGATCACTACAATGCCGCCAAGCACTTGCTGGGAGAATATATACTGGAAGTCGACATTAGCGAGCAGGGGCGCATTACTATCCTATCCATGCGCGACCGGACACGGCCGCAGAAGCCTGCCGCACTGCTGGCGGAGATGGGCGACATATTGGCGGAGCAGGAGAGCTTGCTCAGCGAGAAGGACCGCGAGCTGTTCGAGGAAATTATTCTTCGCAGCGTAGGCAAGGCCATTCGTGAGCGCATTCAGCGCGCGGAGCTATGGATGAAGTCAATGAACAAGCTGATGGCGGAGCGCGACACCTCAAGCGGCTTGAAGCTTCAGCTGCAATGGCTGCCGAAGGCGGCGCAGACGGAATCGGAGCTGAACAGCGACGAGCTTGTGGAGCTGCTCCGAAGAGATTCGCACCTGCTCCGGGACGACGAGGTGGAACGGCTGGTCGGCCACTTCCGCTCCCGTGTTCAGTGGGCGAAGCAAGGTGCTGTGGAGGAGCGTGAGGCGCTGCGCAAGCATATTTATGACATGCTGGATTACCGCTCTTGGTTCCAGTTCTCCCTCCGATACAAGAAAGGAGAGGAGACGCAGTACCGCGAGCTGACGGATTCCCGGTTCAATGTGCTGAGCGGCGGCGAGAAGGCGATGTCCATGTATATTCCGCTCTTCGCGGCCACGTACTCGCGTTATGCGGACGCCAGTCCGGACGCGCCGAAGATCATCTCGCTCGACGAGGCGTTCGCGGGCGTCGACGATGAGAATATTCGAGACCTGTTCGGACTATTGACCGACATGGACTTCGACTACATGATGACCTCCCAGGTGCTGTGGGGCTGTTATGACACTGTGCCGAAGCTGGCGATCAGCGAAATTTACAGGCCCAAGGATGCCAGCTATGTCACCATATTCCGGTATCGCTGGAATGGCAGACGACTGGAGTCAGTCGTGTCGGATGAGGAAGGCTCGGGCGATGAGTGA
- a CDS encoding TIGR02679 domain-containing protein — protein MSEKESVKRYFRQPGFERFLELLKRQYTTSNVGARGYITLSRIDEQERSALDAFYGTYSPPKPDETKRYSIKKFEQILKESRFGLTVPELLTIISDAPVLTRLELKQLAEAEWERLVRDALSKVYSLFPELDSRIIRWAEGLRDESSPGTRTLRHVYARSAQEAENELAACITALHRVMDGRLKRPVRLPILAAEVTGDAHSLDWKQSLGRLFWWGLTSIHGQMPPELVEDETSNREQEAEESSSQAILIREGYRRGGVADDDLSSQVMVYAPALFHGEREERILTLRQVERLDFEAHRRACAESMRIFMVENPSVFAELVDADVDAVGDAGADSDVSVNQDAGKQNARPAIICGNGQPTTAVIRMLDGLLESSTGSRLYYAGDLDPAGLAIALGLQLRYPEAFRAWHMDVELYLRYADRGIPMTEAERGRLQASSVGWDCELVDTMLRVGVKLHQELWAKELVDKLYNR, from the coding sequence ATGAGTGAGAAGGAATCGGTTAAGCGTTATTTTCGCCAGCCGGGGTTCGAGAGGTTCCTGGAGCTGTTGAAGCGTCAGTATACAACCTCGAATGTCGGAGCAAGAGGTTATATAACGCTTAGCCGGATCGATGAGCAGGAACGAAGCGCTCTGGACGCCTTCTACGGCACGTACAGCCCGCCTAAGCCAGACGAGACGAAGCGGTATTCCATTAAGAAGTTCGAGCAAATATTAAAGGAAAGCCGATTCGGGCTGACCGTGCCTGAGCTGTTAACAATTATAAGTGACGCTCCTGTGCTTACTCGGCTAGAGCTCAAACAGTTAGCCGAAGCGGAATGGGAGCGGCTGGTGCGCGATGCCCTGAGCAAGGTGTACTCCTTGTTCCCGGAACTCGATAGCCGCATTATTCGCTGGGCGGAGGGACTTCGGGACGAGTCCTCCCCCGGTACTCGTACGCTGCGACATGTGTATGCAAGGTCAGCGCAGGAAGCGGAGAATGAGCTTGCTGCTTGCATTACTGCTCTGCATCGGGTGATGGATGGCCGTCTGAAGAGACCTGTACGACTGCCCATTCTGGCGGCAGAGGTAACCGGAGATGCTCATTCGCTGGATTGGAAGCAGTCGCTTGGCAGGTTGTTCTGGTGGGGACTGACGTCCATACACGGGCAGATGCCGCCCGAACTTGTCGAGGACGAAACTTCGAACCGGGAACAGGAAGCTGAGGAATCTAGCTCGCAGGCGATTCTCATCCGGGAAGGGTATCGGAGAGGCGGCGTGGCGGACGATGACTTGTCCTCGCAGGTGATGGTCTATGCCCCAGCCTTGTTCCATGGAGAGCGCGAAGAGCGCATATTGACGCTCAGGCAGGTGGAGCGGCTCGACTTCGAGGCCCATCGTCGTGCTTGTGCCGAGTCTATGCGAATCTTTATGGTGGAGAATCCCTCTGTTTTCGCTGAGCTTGTGGATGCTGATGTGGATGCGGTTGGTGATGCGGGTGCAGACAGTGATGTGTCGGTAAATCAAGACGCGGGCAAACAGAATGCTCGTCCCGCTATCATATGCGGGAACGGGCAGCCGACAACAGCGGTGATCCGGATGCTGGATGGCTTGCTGGAGAGCTCGACGGGCTCGCGGCTGTATTATGCCGGTGATCTGGACCCTGCCGGTCTGGCCATCGCACTGGGGCTGCAGCTCCGGTATCCGGAAGCTTTCCGAGCTTGGCATATGGATGTCGAGCTGTATCTCCGTTACGCGGACAGAGGGATTCCAATGACGGAGGCCGAGCGCGGGAGACTGCAAGCTTCGAGTGTTGGGTGGGATTGCGAGCTCGTTGACACGATGCTGCGTGTTGGGGTTAAGCTGCATCAGGAGCTGTGGGCGAAGGAGTTAGTGGATAAGCTGTACAACAGATAA
- a CDS encoding putative holin-like toxin yields the protein MKVEAAITIMLLFGSFILALLTYISNNYKKK from the coding sequence ATGAAAGTAGAAGCAGCAATAACGATCATGCTATTATTCGGATCATTTATTCTTGCGCTACTCACATACATCTCGAATAACTACAAGAAGAAGTAA
- a CDS encoding putative holin-like toxin, with protein sequence MLLFGSFILALLTYISNNYKKK encoded by the coding sequence ATGCTATTATTCGGATCATTTATTCTTGCGCTACTCACATACATCTCGAATAACTACAAGAAGAAGTAA
- a CDS encoding helicase-related protein translates to MDYVQLKYEAALREIERLKEENTWLRKQLGQARNTMIFDDLLHCLDQGRSPLLLVERRSHVDYFEERLRAFAKNVIVLRGGMGKKQREAVREMIASIPDDEERVFIATGKLIGEGFDDARLDTLFLVHPISWTGTLQQYAGRLHRSHVNKREVKIYDYIDLQVPMLMSMYKKRVKGYRKMGYRGAEI, encoded by the coding sequence ATGGATTATGTTCAACTCAAATATGAGGCAGCCCTGCGCGAAATCGAACGGCTGAAGGAAGAGAATACCTGGCTAAGGAAGCAGCTCGGTCAGGCTCGCAATACGATGATATTCGATGATTTGCTCCATTGCCTGGATCAAGGAAGATCGCCTCTGCTGCTTGTAGAGCGGAGGTCGCATGTGGACTATTTTGAAGAGAGACTTCGTGCTTTCGCCAAAAATGTCATTGTCCTTCGCGGCGGCATGGGCAAGAAGCAGCGAGAAGCTGTCCGGGAGATGATCGCCAGTATTCCGGACGATGAGGAACGGGTATTCATCGCGACAGGCAAGCTGATCGGCGAGGGCTTCGATGATGCGCGTCTCGACACCCTATTCCTCGTGCATCCCATCTCTTGGACGGGCACGCTCCAGCAGTATGCCGGGCGGCTGCACCGCTCCCATGTGAACAAGCGGGAAGTGAAGATCTACGATTATATTGATCTGCAGGTGCCGATGTTAATGAGCATGTATAAGAAGCGGGTGAAGGGATATCGGAAGATGGGGTATCGTGGAGCTGAGATTTGA